A window of the Parabacteroides merdae ATCC 43184 genome harbors these coding sequences:
- a CDS encoding AraC family transcriptional regulator encodes MEKRLSDQLRYLTISAIDEEWGIVVTTVGYQFIPPKGNYPLSKHPDNYNFKPQTGRILNEYQLVYITKGSGYFSSQSCKMQKINAGTMILLFPGEWHSYYPDSETGWDEYWVGFRGVHIDRRVEKRFFTREEPLQHIGLSATIVGLYEDILKFASQEKTGYQEMISSIVLHILGTVYYKRRNNSFTNTYVVDKINEARILMKEQVENPLTPEEIASRLGLGYSWFRRMFKEYTGVSPAQYQLQQKLLKAKELLTSSSMNISEIAYSLKFENAGQFSTFFKKKEGVTPSEFRERAH; translated from the coding sequence ATGGAGAAACGACTAAGCGATCAATTGAGATACCTGACGATAAGTGCGATAGACGAAGAGTGGGGAATTGTCGTCACGACCGTCGGCTACCAGTTTATTCCCCCGAAAGGGAACTATCCTCTTTCGAAGCATCCGGACAATTATAACTTCAAGCCGCAGACCGGACGAATCCTGAACGAATACCAGCTGGTCTATATCACGAAGGGAAGCGGTTACTTCTCTTCGCAATCCTGCAAGATGCAAAAGATAAACGCCGGCACGATGATCCTGCTTTTTCCGGGAGAATGGCACAGCTACTATCCCGACAGCGAGACAGGCTGGGACGAATACTGGGTCGGTTTCCGCGGTGTCCACATCGACCGGCGCGTGGAAAAACGCTTTTTTACCCGCGAGGAACCGTTACAGCACATCGGGCTCAGTGCGACGATCGTCGGACTATATGAAGACATACTGAAATTCGCCTCTCAGGAAAAGACGGGCTACCAGGAGATGATTTCGAGTATCGTCCTTCATATATTGGGTACGGTCTATTATAAAAGAAGAAACAACTCCTTCACGAATACCTACGTTGTGGATAAGATCAACGAAGCCCGCATCCTGATGAAAGAGCAGGTGGAAAACCCGCTGACACCGGAAGAAATAGCTTCCCGCCTGGGGCTCGGCTACTCCTGGTTCCGCCGTATGTTCAAAGAATATACAGGCGTATCGCCCGCCCAATATCAATTGCAGCAAAAACTCCTGAAGGCAAAGGAACTGCTTACCAGCAGCAGCATGAATATCTCGGAAATAGCCTACAGTCTCAAATTCGAGAATGCCGGACAGTTCTCCACCTTCTTCAAGAAGAAAGAGGGCGTGACACCGTCGGAGTTTCGTGAACGGGCGCACTGA